Proteins encoded within one genomic window of Scheffersomyces stipitis CBS 6054 chromosome 3, complete sequence:
- a CDS encoding predicted protein, whose translation MPRGRSKSIVQKIAVDVPKYQEDNLNLGTSATTPTTFRLARSKSFTSQTETRVEQKETPQFNQFMYPFDTKESALIWHEYIEKYNYDCLLKQETIEAISDLRSDEILNFQYNVSVNQSQIAEFIDETDGLLNSVGTLMAKYDQISHETQDFDKVSSELLSLQVTYTNKFKQIENYLKHYENLEKITKNLSKSGSHLLNHRRQFFKSDILQQLEESIIFIHQHPSFKDVELYESRFRQCLTRGLTLIKSYENNELRGISEGLLRKLKDQDQKKKSNITIDLLLYNEFNNYLQFNGEAFKELITEIIIRVPGHEEYKGLLNDVLNNYFKIRLHLLNMYINNNSTIQKLFSQNYSGTDLVQISQDQISFFKNAVEKEVTLFKRFFISEGESIPSFINEELYQFLKNVLDPLYDSIRQLVLREVNISNLCQLATLLQKYYEFEDEDSILIDNSSVVPDLDRRGSINYEFLFQPILEDVQTRLIFRIQRYVDDTLVKFKPRPEDLKIGNRRKRSSINDKSTESIEQVHPLDVDYADNLFKDVYLPLGKALTLLSNIYELINSRVFDDLAHYIVHSSIILLKGEFYKLSSTHLGTIDAKLAYLQNLIILRGQINNFDISYTRNDYTIDFTSGLTDIWKSLRNGEITFDNSGLIELAKKTVPKIINNMIDANYEIELELNNAVNEFVQEATNNICEPILFKAQDKDKSEFLQRPLERSAEFKDNLIIKIPNYFTQIKIYINNSGIVEFLMYSLSNLIVATYENFYKVFTEDLDKLNYEQRKQFDDIMEVDTLYGFVNDLVNNLYESDLAQNLVNLDFNEDILKDLDLEEKPDTVRRAVSLGESPGASPGVSLQEQQEEASTPMPETIHEEEPEPVENGVEPNREIEDGKAAEETLPASNGFSSEKDV comes from the coding sequence ATGCCGCGCGGAAGAAGCAAGTCTATAGTTCAGAAGATTGCCGTGGATGTGCCGAAGTACCAGGAGGACAACCTCAATCTCGGAACTCTGGCTACGACTCCCACGACTTTCAGACTAGCTCGATCCAAGTCTTTCACAAGTCAGACTGAGACAAGAGTTGAGCAAAAGGAAACGCCGCAATTCAACCAATTTATGTATCCTTTTGATACTAAGGAGTCCGCTCTTATATGGCACGAATATATCGAAAAGTACAATTACGACTGTTTGTTGAAGCAGGAAACTATAGAAGCTATTCTGGACTTACGTCTGGAcgaaatcttgaatttccaGTACAACGTTCTGGTTAACCAATCGCAGATCGCTGAGTTTATCGACGAAACAGACGGACTATTGAACTCAGTTGGCACGTTGATGGCCAAGTATGACCAGATCTCCCATGAAACTCAAGATTTTGACAAAGTCTCTAGCGAGTTGTTGAGCCTTCAAGTGACATACACTAACAAATTCAAACAGATCGAGAACTACCTTAAACATTACgaaaacttggaaaaaatcacgaagaacttgtcgAAGTCAGGCTCGCACTTGCTAAACCATCGTAGAcagttcttcaagagcgATATACTTCAGCAATTAGAAGAGTCTATCATATTCATCCACCAACATCCTCTGTTCAAAGATGTAGAATTATATGAAAGCAGGTTTAGACAGTGCCTCACCAGGGGCTTAactttgatcaagtcgtaTGAGAATAATGAATTGCGAGGAATATCAGAGGGGCTATTGCGAAAACTCAAAGATCAGGaccagaaaaagaagtctAACATTACCATTGACTTGCTTCTCTACAACGAGTTTAACAACTACTTGCAATTCAATGGAGAAGCCTTTAAGGAGTTGATTACGGAAATCATTATCAGAGTTCCGGGGCatgaagaatacaaagGATTATTAAATGATGTATTAAacaactacttcaagattCGATTACATTTGCTAAACATGtatatcaacaacaactcgACCATCCAAAAGTTATTCAGTCAAAACTATAGCGGTACAGACTTGGTTCAAATCAGTCAAGATCAGATTTCgtttttcaaaaatgcTGTAGAAAAGGAAGTCACATTATTCAAAAGGTTCTTTATTTCTGAAGGAGAATCTATTCCATCCTTCATCAATGAGGAACTTTATCAATTCCTCAAGAACGTATTAGACCCACTTTATGACAGCATAAGACAGCTAGTGTTACGAGAAGTGAACATTTCCAACCTTTGCCAACTTGCAACATTGTTACAGAAGTACTATGAATtcgaagacgaagactCTATATTGATTGACAACAGCAGTGTTGTTCCCGACCTCGACCGTCGTGGCTCGATCAACTACGAGTTTTTATTTCaaccaattcttgaagatgttcAAACAAGATTGATCTTTAGAATCCAACGTTATGTTGATGACACCTTAGTGAAATTCAAACCCAGGCCCgaagatttgaagattggaaatagaagaaagcGTTCAAGCATTAATGACAAATCTACTGAGAGCATCGAACAAGTACATCCATTAGATGTTGACTATGCTGACAATCTTTTTAAGGACGTATACTTGCCTTTGGGTAAGGCATTGACATTGTTGTCGAACATATACGAATTGATTAATTCAAGGGTATTTGACGATCTTGCTCACTACATCGTGCATTCCAGTATTATCTTATTGAAGGGTGAATTTTATAAACTTTCACTGACCCATTTGGGCACGATTGATGCCAAATTAGCCTATCTCCAGAACTTGATTATCTTGAGAGGTCAgatcaacaacttcgacATTCTGTATACCCGGAACGATTACACTATAGACTTCACTAGTGGATTGACTGACATCTGGAAATCATTAAGAAATGGAGAAATTACGTTTGATAACAGTGGGTTGATCGAATTGGCTAAGAAGACTGTACCAAAGATCATCAATAACATGATCGACGCCAACTATGAAATtgagttggaattgaacaatGCTGTAAATGAATTTGTACAGGAGGCTACAAACAATATTTGTGAACCAATTCTCTTTAAGGCTCAAGACAAAGACAAATCAGAATTCTTACAGCGTCCATTGGAAAGGAGTGCTGAGTTCAAAGACAATTTGATCATTAAGATTCCCAACTATTTTACACAGATCAAGATCTATATCAACAACTCGGGAATTGTCGAGTTCTTGATGTACAGTTTGAGCAATTTGATTGTTGCTACATACGAGAATTTCTATAAGGTATTCACTGAAGACCTCGACAAGCTCAATTACGAACAACGAAAACAATTTGACGATATCATGGAAGTGGATACTCTATATGGCTTTGTCAATGACTTGGTCAACAATTTGTACGAACTGGACCTTGCACAGAACCTAGTTAATTTGGatttcaatgaagatatcttGAAAGACTTGGACCTTGAAGAGAAGCCTGACACTGTGAGACGTGCGGTTTCGTTAGGAGAATCTCCTGGAGCTTCACCTGGAGTGTCTTTACAAGAGCAACAGGAAGAGGCATCAACTCCGATGCCCGAAACTATTCATGAAGAAGAGCCGGAACCAGTTGAAAATGGAGTTGAACCAAACAGAGAAATCGAAGATGGAAAggctgctgaagaaacatTGCCCGCATCCAACGGATTCAGCAGTGAAAAAGATGTATAG
- the DNA43 gene encoding required for S-phase initiation or completion (MCM10) (Protein required for S-phase (DNA synthesis) initiation or completion) gives MNEVVDPRDEHIDTDEILTESSSDELNDLVKSFEAKYEELKRKKALKKSRNSANEHVSHQQSSSISNDHELIKSAMAQVETTPPPSPQHKTAPSSKNLVQSSYKPTIPKVPKSDVKASSFISKLYDANFASKAQSLQKIDYSERKFEFDGVQEIKSVNIEADEVEPISRMRLRKRYIEQKSVEKLVSDINELKYLQVDKLLAKVHKGNNYAEPMYTNWCFVGFVVKKSEPKQSKDKNKSKFIKLSVGNFVRSVDVLLFGEAFNQYWKISPGSLVFILNPYISKYSMGEGNGIKTGFTLHVAGNNTNSILEIGAIRDYGLCTFVKKTDYSRCSNVIDVSKSSLCDFHLDTKYRKSSRMELNGSVMMKSPQKKKAAVYLTNEGVQGNGGFIRFANENTTLYESGTAKIDLKRYHDPRILQTSEKKRKMNDERANQLLERRLSKLSQNSGLRALHLTKDQHKEENSAKHYEMKNRGYSHNMISKLGFDPTTTMVKSQDASYKSPTRKRREHERVRELYELSNSKSKERTLRSSTEDQKSKISKWQENIQNLKRYKDSINNSRDPFSDYSSNTKTILHLQKPAKNRVIDDTDSSSDNDDLDIEFDTEEMKQSYLNRVRQS, from the coding sequence ATGAATGAAGTAGTAGATCCGCGAGATGAACATATCGATACCGATGAGATCCTCACCGAAAGCTCTTCCGACGAACTCAATGATCTTGTCAAGCTGTTTGAAGCCAAGTACGAGGAGctcaagagaaagaaggcATTAAAAAAGCTGCGAAATTCAGCAAACGAACACGTCTCTCACCAACAAAGTAGCAGTATCCTGAATGATCACGAACTTATCAAATCTGCTATGGCACAGGTTGAAACGACTCCACCACCATCTCCCCAACATAAAACAGCACCatctctgaaaaatctagTACAGAGTTCATATAAGCCAACTATACCGAAAGTACCTAAAAGTGATGTCAAGGCTTCCAGTTTTATCAGTAAATTGTACGATGCCAATTTCGCAAGCAAGGCTCAAAGTCTCCAGAAGATCGACTATTCTGAACggaaatttgaatttgacgGAGTTCAGGAGATCAAGTCTGTAAATATTGAAGCTGATGAAGTAGAGCCTATATCGCGTATGCGTCTAAGAAAGCGATATATCGAACAAAAATCGGTAGAGAAGCTCGTATCGGATATCAATGAATTGAAATACCTCCAAGTGGACAAGTTGCTAGCCAAAGTTCACAAGGGTAATAACTACGCTGAACCAATGTATACCAACTGGTGCTTTGTAGGGTTCgttgtcaagaagtcaGAACCAAAACAGTCcaaagacaagaacaaatcCAAGTTCATCAAGCTTTCTGTAGGTAATTTTGTGCGAAGTGTCGATGTTCTTCTATTTGGTGAAGCTTTTAATCAGTATTGGAAAATTAGTCCTGGAAGCTTGGTATTCATTCTTAATCCTTACATAAGTAAGTACTCTATGGGAGAAGGAAATGGCATCAAGACTGGATTCACCTTGCATGTTGCAGGTAATAATACAAATTCAATATTGGAGATTGGTGCTATTCGTGATTATGGCCTATGTACTTTTGTGAAAAAGACGGACTATTCCAGATGTTCCAATGTCATTGATGTCCTGAAGTCATCCTTGTGTGATTTCCATCTTGATACAAAATACAGAAAGAGCAGCAGAATGGAATTGAATGGAAGTGTGATGATGAAGTCTccacagaagaagaaggcagcTGTGTATTTAACCAATGAAGGTGTTCAAGGAAATGGAGGGTTTATCAGATTCGCTAATGAGAATACTACTTTGTATGAATCTGGAACAGCAAAAATCGATTTAAAAAGATACCACGATCCCCGCATTCTACAAACTagtgaaaagaagaggaaaatGAACGACGAAAGAGCCAATCAGTTATTGGAAAGAAGGCTTTCTAAACTTCTGCAAAATTCTGGATTAAGAGCTCTACATTTAACAAAAGATCAGCATAAAGAGGAAAATTCGGCGAAACACTatgaaatgaagaatcGTGGATATTCGCACAACATGATCAGCAAGCTCGGCTTCGATCCTACTACTACGATGGTGAAATCACAAGATGCAAGCTACAAGAGCCCCACAAGGAAAAGACGCGAGCACGAACGAGTCCGAGAATTGTATGAGCTAAGTAACTCTAAATCCAAGGAAAGAACCTTGAGAAGTTCAACAGAAGATCAGAAgtcaaaaatttcaaagtGGCAGGAAAATATACAAAACTTGAAGCGTTACAAGGACAGCATTAACAATTCTCGGGATCCATTCTCTGACTATTCATCCAACACCAAAACTATTTTGCATCTCCAGAAACCAGCAAAGAACCGCGTAATTGATGATACTGACTCTTCCAGCGACAATGACGATTTAGATATAGAATTCGATACAGAAGAGATGAAGCAATCATATCTAAATAGAGTTAGACAATCTTGA
- the MNN13 gene encoding mannosyltransferase: MRDKLHVPRSKQKVIVYAGLVLWLICVNLWIFNYYHHSTRTPLKDESSSIYDEYNPDFINPDDDKSNKPDEKTNDKSSDPHYHAKPQPGLIDQISIQLLHKQTGVKDTRKKDSHSTVYDVMFNNHEVESVLANLDFQDRCELYFTTLYTMDVDWWIDPKYDFYFEHRDETSYDKWKKKMLNDLKKEWLKDKGEDTEDKNLDEVKVDQDLEDFIKKKYYEFWDSMMKTEQVVTDYLSHMRIFNKCFVSNDNAAQVNRVKNFSQNQMKFMKQFFKAGPKPGQSTVPPPFVPSSSEKRVNMKFENCAHLEKRLYPWLSLDYPVYERWSGNMQMTPPDMSEFIDVPKSANLKKKEPIKSKMTNNVPCFLNTFKNSVNSKGLVMSISDEHVDETVRFIHLLRALNNKYPIEIVYYDNLSKKSKSKLVTAAREKFVVLPKSFEKVHQYFPDDYMDNGGLPQQEIWFVNVHSVVAKNYKDNFKKFSNKFLATMFNSFEEFILVDADTVFVQSPEFFFELNGYKEKGAYFYRDRTAPQFRPPGDSVFFQKTSPSIVDSVMFDIPIMTDYTIKLPFFDGMSHFMESGVVVLNRNRHFNSILLMMQMSFMRPVMHRLYGDKELFFLSFAANGDEDYVFNSYSAAAIGQLTDDKFHVTSGGRKKKAKELCAAHPGHINGEDGKSLAWFNSGYNFCSKDVNFEEEFEKGKRFQFLKNKEAMETFYRDPMKITHAIIPPFKNKKETLCDNVDEEPKEGWHMDKEYCKSYLWCAYSQIGGRTSTGGDNTQTGYIFEFDDKAQNLFEYYGDIWVGTE; the protein is encoded by the coding sequence ATGAGAGATAAGCTCCATGTTCCCAGATCCAAGCAGAAAGTCATAGTGTATGCTGGGCTTGTGTTGTGGCTCATATGCGTCAACCTCTGGATCTTCAACTACTACCACCACTCCACCAGAACTCCTCTCAAGGATGAATCCTCTTCCATATACGACGAGTACAACCCTGACTTTATCAACCCCGACGAtgacaagtccaacaaaCCGGACGAGAAGACAAATGACAAGTCTTCAGATCCACACTATCACGCGAAACCACAGCCCGGCCTCATTGACCAGATATCGATTCAATTGTTACATAAGCAGACAGGAGTTAAAGACACCCGTAAGAAGGATTCTCACTCTACAGTATATGATGTAATGTTCAATAACCACGAAGTCGAATCGGTTCTTGCTAACTTGGACTTCCAGGATAGATGCGAGTTGTATTTCACCACTTTATACACTATGGATGTTGACTGGTGGATAGACCCCAAGTACGACTTCTACTTTGAACATCGTGACGAAACTAGTTACGAcaaatggaagaagaagatgttgaacGATCTCAAGAAAGAATGGCTCAAGGATAAAGGCGAGGATACAGAAGATAAAAACCTCGATGAAGTCAAGGTTGACCAAGACTTAGAAGACTTCATTAAGAAGAAGTACTACGAGTTCTGGGatctgatgatgaaaacAGAGCAAGTTGTTACTGACTACTTGAGTCACATgagaatcttcaacaagtgCTTCGTTTCCAACGACAACGCCGCCCAAGTCAACCGTGTCAAAAACTTCTCCCAGAACCAGATGAAGTTCATGAAACAGTTTTTCAAGGCTGGTCCAAAGCCTGGCCAGTCGACAGTGCCACCCCCGTTTGTTCCTTCTTCGTCCGAAAAGAGAGTAAATATGAAGTTCGAGAATTGTGCCCATCTTGAGAAGAGACTCTATCCATGGCTTTCGCTAGATTATCCAGTCTATGAAAGATGGAGTGGTAACATGCAGATGACTCCTCCAGACATGTCTGAATTCATCGATGTGCCCAAGTCggccaacttgaagaagaaagaaccaATTAAGTCGAAAATGACCAACAATGTACCCTGCTTCTTGAACACTTTCAAAAACTCTGTAAACAGTAAGGGTCTTGTCATGTCTATCAGTGATGAACATGTGGACGAAACTGTCCGTTTTATTCACCTCTTGCGTGCTCTTAACAATAAGTACCCCATTGAAATCGTTTACTACGACAATCTTTCAAAGAAGTCCAAGAGTAAACTTGTCACAGCAGCTAGAGAAAAGTTTGTAGTGCTTCCGAAGTCTTTCGAAAAGGTTCACCAATACTTCCCTGATGATTACATGGACAACGGTGGTTTACCTCAACAAGAGATCTGGTTTGTAAACGTCCACAGTGTTGTTGCTAAAAACTACAAggacaacttcaaaaaattCTCCAACAAATTTTTGGCTACTATGTTCAACTCGTTTGAAGAGTTCATTCTTGTGGATGCCGATACTGTGTTTGTTCAATCTCCAGAGTTCTTTTTTGAATTGAACGGATACAAGGAAAAGGGTGCCTATTTCTACAGAGACAGAACCGCGCCTCAGTTTAGACCTCCTGGTGACTCAgttttcttccagaagaccAGTCCTTCCATCGTTGATTCCGTGATGTTTGACATTCCTATCATGACTGACTACACAATCAAGTTGCCTTTCTTTGACGGCATGTCACACTTTATGGAGTCTGGTGTGGTTGTTCTCAATAGAAACAGACATTTCAACTctattttgttgatgatgcAGATGAGCTTCATGCGTCCCGTGATGCACAGACTATACGGAGACAAGGagcttttcttcttgtcttttgCTGCTAATGGAGACGAAGACTATGTGTTCAATTCCtattctgctgctgctatcGGCCAGTTGACCGATGATAAGTTCCATGTCACCTCTGGCGGCCGTAAGAAGAAGGCTAAGGAACTTTGTGCTGCTCATCCGGGACACATCAATGGCGAAGATGGTAAATCATTGGCCTGGTTCAATTCTGGTTACAATTTCTGTTCCAAGGATGTCAATTTCGAAGAGGAATTTGAAAAGGGAAAGCGTTTCCAatttttgaagaacaaggaagCAATGGAAACCTTCTACAGAGACCCTATGAAGATAACGCATGCCATTATTCCTCctttcaagaacaagaaggaaactCTTTGTGATAACGTAGATGAAGAACCCAAAGAAGGATGGCACATGGATAAAGAGTACTGCAAGTCTTACCTTTGGTGTGCGTATTCTCAGATTGGAGGAAGAACTCTGACTGGAGGTGACAACACCCAAACAGGCTATATCTTCGAGTTTGATGATAAAGCACAAAACCTTTTCGAGTACTACGGTGATATTTGGGTTGGGACGGAATAG